In the Terriglobia bacterium genome, one interval contains:
- a CDS encoding sigma factor-like helix-turn-helix DNA-binding protein codes for PSAVFDREALLDVRKHVNRLPDEFRMPLVMLAVDGLTIPEIASILEIPEGTVKSRIFYARKRLKESLQRRKRKREAQAR; via the coding sequence ATCCATCGGCTGTTTTCGATCGTGAAGCGCTTTTGGATGTTCGAAAACACGTGAATCGTTTGCCGGACGAATTCCGGATGCCGCTCGTGATGCTCGCCGTCGATGGTTTGACCATCCCGGAAATCGCGTCGATCCTCGAAATTCCGGAAGGCACCGTGAAATCGAGGATTTTCTATGCCCGGAAACGACTCAAAGAGAGCCTGCAGCGGCGAAAGCGCAAACGCGAAGCGCAAGCGCGGTAG